A window from Triplophysa dalaica isolate WHDGS20190420 chromosome 3, ASM1584641v1, whole genome shotgun sequence encodes these proteins:
- the xcl32a.1 gene encoding C-C motif chemokine 4 — protein sequence MKFDALCFSAVLLMFFLFSTTAVQAAVIPESCLTTTNTKVPMKNLISYFMQRTPLYSVDAVRFLTVKRRRICSDPSSPWAKKAIEYLDKKENRTKLV from the exons ATGAAGTTTGATGCGCTGTGCTTCTCTGCTGTCCTGCTGATGTTCTTTCTGTTCTCTACGACTGCAGTGCAAG CTGCAGTTATTCCTGAAAGCTGTTTAACTACTACAAATACTAAAGTTCCTATGAAAAATCTGATAAGCTACTTTATGCAGCGCACACCCTTGTACTCTGTGGATGCTGTGAG ATTTCTTACAGTCAAGCGGCGTAGAATCTGCTCAGATCCATCCTCACCATGGGCCAAAAAGGCAATAGAGTACcttgataaaaaagaaaacagaacaaaactagtatga